Below is a window of Longimicrobium sp. DNA.
CGACGGCGCTCATCGACCGCTGCCTGCACCGCAACGCCGCGCTCAGCAAGGGCGACCTCTTCGACGGCTGCATCGGCTGCCCGTACCATGGGTGGACGTACAACGCGGAGGGCGAGCTGGTGATCGTGCCCTCCGAAAGCCCCGAGGTGCGGCCGCGCGAGGGGCGGCGGCTCGAGCGCTTTCCCGTACGCGAGCAGGACGGCTTCGTCTGGGTGTACCTCGGCACCCCGGAGCGCGCGGCGGAAAAGGAGCCGTTCCGCTTCCCTCACGCGGACGAGCCGGGATGGCGCTCGTACGTAATGCTGACGCCGTTCGACGGCGACGTCACGGACCTGGTGGAGAACTTCATGGACGTGCCGCACACGGCGTTCGTGCACTCCGGGTGGTTCCGCAAGGCGGCGAACGTCAAGCGCGCCGAAGCGACCATCGAGCGCACCGCGGACGCGGTGCACGTGGAGTACTTTCAGCCGGACGACTCCATCGGATTCAGCAAGTGGCTGCTGAACCCCGACGGCAAGCCGATGGTGCACACGGACCGCTTCTTCATGCCCAACATCACCCGCGTGGACTACATGTGGGGCGACCGGCGCGGCTTCGTGATCACCTCGCAGATCACGCCCATCACGCCCGATCGCGCGACGGTG
It encodes the following:
- a CDS encoding aromatic ring-hydroxylating dioxygenase subunit alpha, which codes for MQAQTSISVPAIAGCPSERPTDACESRPIMRFRCGTLHENWYIAALSRQVTAKKPCASTIMEEPIVLFRGADGRATALIDRCLHRNAALSKGDLFDGCIGCPYHGWTYNAEGELVIVPSESPEVRPREGRRLERFPVREQDGFVWVYLGTPERAAEKEPFRFPHADEPGWRSYVMLTPFDGDVTDLVENFMDVPHTAFVHSGWFRKAANVKRAEATIERTADAVHVEYFQPDDSIGFSKWLLNPDGKPMVHTDRFFMPNITRVDYMWGDRRGFVITSQITPITPDRATVYTAITFRFGVFNPLARWLLPPYTRTVIQQDVRIMEVQTGNLRRFGARRFSGTAADEIHRAIEALRDHAAAGEQGPPPEPISTRIEFWM